Proteins from a single region of Terriglobales bacterium:
- a CDS encoding ABC transporter permease, with protein sequence MNLRKVWTIMKREYLERVRTKAFLITTLLVPVLMFGLTVAPSMLAMKQGGSAKKLAIVASDRAFGEMVVRSMERAAKSLPGASYQTEVVSPGTPDQLKELEKRVAPGDLNAYLVVTDEAIQDRKLAYVGRNSADLIETQVLSGAVYRAYIERIATQHGITGDDLDKLLSTRFELEGVLAGKGTKTSGRATLFGALLLMMMLYMSIILHGIAVMRSVLEEKTSRIVEVLLAAVTPKELMTGKILGVSAVGLTQLAIWYGTGALVVAFGIAQAKMMTNAPVEISMRGVAYFPLFFVLGYFLYSTLWAALGAMVNSEQEAQQMQFFVMMPLFLSTILMVPAIINPNSPLVVAASLFPFCTPLLMYIRLAVSAVPAWQVAAGIAGMVVAIWLVLVVASRIYRVGILMYGKKPTLPELIKWFRYA encoded by the coding sequence ATGAACCTGCGCAAGGTCTGGACCATCATGAAGCGCGAGTACCTGGAGCGCGTCCGCACCAAGGCGTTCCTGATCACCACGCTGCTGGTGCCGGTGCTGATGTTCGGCCTGACGGTGGCGCCCTCGATGCTGGCGATGAAGCAGGGCGGCTCCGCGAAAAAGCTCGCCATCGTCGCGAGCGACCGCGCCTTCGGCGAGATGGTGGTGCGCTCGATGGAACGCGCGGCGAAGAGTCTGCCCGGCGCGAGCTACCAGACGGAGGTCGTCTCGCCCGGCACGCCCGACCAGCTCAAGGAGCTGGAAAAGCGCGTCGCGCCCGGCGACCTGAACGCCTACCTGGTGGTCACCGACGAAGCGATCCAGGACCGCAAGCTCGCCTACGTGGGGCGCAACAGCGCCGACCTGATCGAGACGCAGGTGCTGAGCGGCGCGGTCTACCGCGCCTACATCGAGCGCATCGCCACGCAGCACGGCATCACGGGCGACGACCTCGACAAGCTGCTCTCCACGCGCTTCGAGCTCGAGGGCGTGCTGGCGGGCAAGGGAACGAAGACCAGCGGGCGCGCCACGCTGTTCGGCGCGCTGCTGCTCATGATGATGTTGTACATGAGCATCATCCTGCACGGGATCGCGGTGATGCGCTCGGTGCTGGAAGAGAAGACCTCGCGCATCGTGGAGGTGCTGCTCGCCGCCGTCACGCCGAAAGAGCTGATGACGGGCAAGATCCTGGGCGTGAGCGCCGTCGGGCTGACGCAGCTCGCCATCTGGTACGGGACGGGCGCGCTGGTGGTGGCGTTCGGCATCGCGCAGGCCAAGATGATGACCAACGCGCCGGTCGAGATCTCGATGCGCGGCGTCGCCTACTTCCCGCTGTTCTTCGTGCTGGGCTACTTCCTGTACTCGACGTTATGGGCGGCGCTCGGGGCGATGGTGAACTCCGAGCAGGAAGCGCAGCAGATGCAGTTCTTCGTGATGATGCCGCTGTTCCTGTCCACCATCCTGATGGTGCCGGCGATCATCAACCCGAACTCGCCGCTGGTGGTGGCGGCGTCGCTATTCCCGTTCTGCACGCCGCTGCTGATGTACATCCGGCTGGCGGTCTCGGCGGTGCCGGCGTGGCAGGTCGCCGCCGGCATCGCCGGCATGGTGGTGGCCATCTGGCTGGTGCTGGTGGTGGCCTCGCGCATCTACCGCGTCGGCATCCTGATGTACGGCAAGAAGCCCACCCTGCCCGAGTTGATCAAGTGGTTCCGGTACGCGTAG
- a CDS encoding ATP-binding cassette domain-containing protein, which produces MNAVELRDVRKTYDQFVAVDNLSFDIPAGKIFGLLGPNGAGKTSTIRMMLGITIPDSGQVTMFGEKFHRELLHRVGYLPEERGLYRKMKVGEHLVFLGELGGLSAAEAGKRARAWAERMEISTWLDKKVEELSKGMQQKIQFIATILHDPDFIVMDEPFSGLDPVNTALLKDVLLELKQKGKTVLFSTHRMDTVERLCDSICLVNRGRVVLDGDLKQIKARYGRNNIQVQYEGDGAFLKDPALVKTANDYGNYVEVQLAPGADAQELLRRLTARARVSKFELVEPSLEEIFIDVVGKDGTE; this is translated from the coding sequence ATGAATGCCGTCGAACTTCGCGACGTCCGCAAGACCTACGACCAGTTCGTCGCGGTCGACAACCTCTCCTTCGACATCCCAGCCGGCAAGATCTTCGGCCTGCTCGGGCCCAACGGCGCGGGCAAGACCTCGACCATCCGCATGATGCTCGGCATCACCATCCCCGACAGCGGGCAGGTCACGATGTTCGGCGAGAAGTTCCACCGCGAGCTGCTGCACCGCGTGGGCTACCTGCCGGAAGAGCGCGGGCTCTACCGCAAGATGAAGGTGGGCGAGCACCTGGTGTTCCTGGGCGAGCTGGGCGGGCTCTCCGCCGCCGAAGCGGGCAAGCGCGCGCGCGCGTGGGCGGAGCGCATGGAGATCTCCACCTGGCTCGACAAGAAGGTGGAAGAGCTCTCCAAGGGCATGCAGCAGAAGATCCAGTTCATCGCCACCATCCTGCACGACCCCGACTTCATCGTGATGGACGAGCCCTTCTCGGGGCTCGATCCGGTGAACACCGCGCTGCTCAAGGACGTGCTGCTCGAGCTCAAGCAGAAGGGCAAGACGGTGCTGTTCTCCACGCACCGCATGGACACGGTCGAGCGGCTGTGCGATTCCATCTGCCTGGTCAATCGCGGTCGGGTCGTGCTCGACGGCGACCTGAAGCAGATCAAGGCGCGCTACGGCCGCAACAACATCCAGGTGCAGTACGAAGGCGACGGCGCCTTCCTCAAGGATCCGGCGCTGGTGAAGACGGCCAACGACTACGGCAACTACGTCGAGGTGCAGCTCGCGCCCGGCGCGGACGCGCAGGAGCTGCTGCGGCGGCTGACGGCGCGCGCCCGCGTCTCCAAGTTCGAGCTGGTGGAGCCCTCACTGGAAGAGATCTTCATCGACGTGGTGGGGAAGGACGGCACGGAATGA
- a CDS encoding sensor domain-containing diguanylate cyclase: MQKVAILYDASQAVLSTFELDAVLQQILATARDFFHLQSAAILLVDDQQRLYVRSHFGAARLQGEEERLPLTQGITGAAAQKKRPIYVRDVTKDPRYIPFLESTRSELAIPLMVRDEVVGVLDCLSDQRDFFDGETIDLLTLFSTQASIALENARLYSLEQMRRSQLEAINAIARQTTGVLDRDDLLHTTCTLLLQFFPVDHVALALLEDNKLVVRAHAGNLTPTFEAEGPLGIEHGISGRALESGKPIVLNDVSTDPAYIAGFAETKSEVCLPLISFGNKIGVMTLECARTGAFQEADMQALESVGDIVATALANSIYVETVKAQAHVDGLTGVYNRRFFEKQIANELDRATRYEKALSVIMLDIDHFKKLNDEFGHLLGDEVLKQVSNIFRSQLRRLDFICRYGGEEFAIILPETGGDDALGVADKVRRMVEAHSFPGVPRPVTISLGVAECPTHGATRDTLVKSADQALYASKLSGRNRVTFATAAQTAKA; the protein is encoded by the coding sequence GGCCATCCTGCTGGTCGACGACCAGCAGCGCCTCTACGTCCGCTCGCATTTCGGCGCGGCACGCTTGCAGGGGGAAGAGGAGCGCCTGCCGCTCACGCAGGGCATCACCGGCGCCGCCGCACAGAAGAAGCGCCCCATCTACGTCCGCGACGTCACCAAGGACCCGCGCTACATCCCGTTCCTCGAGTCCACCCGGTCGGAACTGGCCATCCCGCTGATGGTGCGCGACGAAGTCGTCGGCGTGCTCGACTGCCTCAGCGACCAGCGCGACTTCTTCGACGGCGAGACCATCGACCTGCTCACGCTGTTCTCCACCCAGGCTTCCATCGCGCTCGAGAACGCGCGCCTCTACTCGCTCGAGCAGATGCGCCGCTCGCAGCTCGAGGCCATCAACGCCATCGCCCGCCAGACCACCGGCGTGCTCGACCGCGACGACCTGCTCCACACCACCTGCACCCTGCTGCTCCAGTTCTTCCCGGTGGACCACGTCGCGCTCGCGCTGCTCGAAGACAACAAGCTCGTCGTGCGCGCGCACGCCGGCAACCTCACGCCCACCTTCGAGGCGGAAGGCCCGCTCGGCATCGAGCACGGCATCAGCGGACGCGCGCTCGAAAGCGGCAAGCCCATCGTGCTCAACGACGTCTCCACCGATCCCGCCTACATCGCCGGCTTCGCCGAGACAAAGAGCGAGGTCTGCCTGCCGCTCATCAGTTTCGGCAACAAGATCGGCGTCATGACGCTGGAGTGCGCCCGCACCGGCGCCTTCCAGGAAGCCGACATGCAAGCGCTCGAGTCGGTCGGCGACATCGTCGCCACCGCCCTCGCCAACTCCATCTACGTCGAGACGGTGAAGGCGCAGGCCCACGTCGACGGCCTCACCGGCGTCTATAATCGCCGCTTCTTCGAGAAGCAGATCGCCAACGAGCTCGACCGCGCTACCCGCTACGAGAAGGCGCTCTCGGTCATCATGCTCGACATCGACCACTTCAAGAAGCTCAACGACGAGTTCGGCCACCTGCTCGGCGACGAGGTCCTCAAGCAGGTCTCCAACATCTTCCGCAGCCAGCTCCGCCGCCTCGACTTCATCTGCCGTTACGGCGGCGAGGAGTTCGCCATCATCCTGCCCGAGACCGGCGGCGACGACGCTCTCGGCGTCGCCGACAAGGTGCGCCGCATGGTCGAGGCGCACTCCTTCCCCGGCGTGCCGCGCCCGGTCACCATCTCGCTCGGGGTGGCCGAGTGCCCCACCCACGGCGCGACCCGCGACACGCTCGTCAAGTCCGCCGACCAGGCGCTCTACGCTTCCAAGCTGTCCGGCCGCAACCGCGTCACCTTCGCTACCGCCGCCCAGACCGCCAAAGCGTAG
- a CDS encoding GatB/YqeY domain-containing protein — protein MAISEKITHDMTAAMKARDEQRLSTLRMMKAALKNKEVDKRAPLDDHETMQVLATLIKQRKDSIEQFTRGGRQELADKEAAEIKIIEAYLPQAVGQDEIVAKVKETIAEMAAGGTAPAIKDMGTVMKNVMAKFAGARVDGKAVSDAVKKELAPK, from the coding sequence ATGGCCATCAGCGAGAAGATCACGCACGACATGACCGCCGCCATGAAGGCGCGGGACGAGCAGCGCTTGAGCACGCTGCGCATGATGAAGGCCGCGCTCAAGAACAAGGAGGTCGACAAGCGCGCCCCGCTCGACGACCACGAGACCATGCAGGTGCTCGCCACCCTCATCAAGCAGCGCAAGGACTCCATCGAGCAGTTCACCAGGGGCGGCCGCCAGGAGCTGGCCGACAAGGAAGCCGCCGAGATCAAGATCATCGAAGCCTACCTCCCCCAGGCGGTCGGCCAGGACGAGATCGTCGCCAAAGTGAAGGAAACCATCGCGGAAATGGCCGCCGGCGGCACGGCGCCGGCGATCAAGGACATGGGCACGGTGATGAAGAACGTGATGGCGAAGTTCGCCGGCGCGCGCGTCGACGGCAAGGCCGTGAGCGACGCGGTGAAGAAGGAGCTCGCGCCCAAGTAG